A genomic stretch from Candidatus Thiothrix anitrata includes:
- a CDS encoding alpha/beta hydrolase has protein sequence MSVFSRITMTVALALGVLFAPAYAEEITVKQGDLTLRGELTLAEGKTAKDGVILMLHGTLAHNKMEIMQSLSDLLKDKGYNTLRANLSYAIDKRASDMLDCTIEHRHQHADAVAELETWMQWLKQQGATKVALLGHSRGGNQVAWYAAEKDSELLTKVITVAPATADPEKAAKEYAERYGKPLADIVAEAKKLVDAGKGDSVMEVPGFVYCEKAKATAKAVLGYYQDDARLNTPSLLPKIKKPMLIVMGSEDEVVADLPAKLEGVKQDNLSVATVDGADHFFLDLYADELVDKVTEFVAW, from the coding sequence ATGAGCGTTTTTTCTCGCATAACGATGACTGTGGCGTTGGCTTTAGGTGTACTGTTTGCTCCGGCATACGCGGAAGAAATCACCGTGAAGCAAGGCGATTTAACCCTGCGTGGTGAATTGACTTTAGCTGAAGGTAAAACCGCTAAGGACGGGGTGATTTTGATGTTGCACGGCACGCTGGCGCACAACAAGATGGAAATCATGCAATCGTTGAGCGATTTGTTGAAAGACAAAGGCTATAACACTTTGCGTGCCAACCTGAGCTACGCCATCGACAAACGCGCTTCGGATATGTTGGATTGCACCATCGAACACCGTCACCAACACGCCGATGCAGTGGCAGAACTGGAGACGTGGATGCAATGGTTGAAACAACAAGGTGCTACCAAAGTGGCGTTACTGGGGCATTCGCGTGGCGGCAACCAAGTCGCGTGGTACGCTGCTGAAAAAGATTCAGAGTTGCTGACTAAAGTGATTACTGTTGCGCCTGCGACCGCTGACCCAGAGAAAGCGGCGAAAGAATACGCGGAACGTTACGGCAAACCGCTTGCTGATATTGTTGCTGAGGCTAAAAAATTAGTCGATGCGGGTAAAGGTGATAGCGTTATGGAAGTTCCCGGTTTCGTGTACTGCGAAAAAGCCAAGGCTACCGCAAAAGCAGTGCTGGGTTATTACCAAGATGATGCGCGTTTGAATACCCCAAGTCTGTTACCGAAAATCAAAAAGCCAATGCTGATTGTGATGGGCTCGGAAGACGAAGTGGTGGCTGATCTGCCTGCGAAGTTGGAAGGCGTTAAGCAAGATAATCTCAGCGTAGCAACGGTGGATGGTGCGGATCATTTCTTCCTCGATTTATACGCGGATGAATTGGTGGATAAAGTGACCGAATTCGTTGCTTGGTAA
- a CDS encoding DNA recombination protein RmuC has translation MPTSSFFSIGGFIDDNIVVFTAFIMFGLGALLTHFIYSSPLRQAQRELERLQLLLQTEEQINDERLRMLDDAQDRLHHTFASLSQRALRDNNTQFLQLAHETLGRFQSESRTDLDQRQLSIQHLVDPIRDALAKTEAQIQQIEKDRHASFGVLSQQIRGMMNDQTALRDETGRLASALRTPGIRGQWGELSLRRIAELSGMVEHCDFVEQSQRSNSDRTIRPDMVIRMPDARELIVDAKAPMDAYLDAVNADNEDSRKRHLQRHARHVREHVKVLAGKRYWEQFEQSPDFVVLFIPGEQFLGAALEQDKNLLHDSLNDKVILATPSTLVALLRAVAFGWKQVVLAENASKVRDLGEELHKRLSVFLDHMERLGRNLGSSVDTYNKALGSLERSVLPGAKRLAELGVSSERNISELTGVEGIPRKPYTKDVDTDA, from the coding sequence ATGCCGACAAGTTCTTTTTTTTCGATAGGCGGATTTATTGATGACAATATTGTGGTGTTTACCGCATTCATTATGTTTGGTTTGGGGGCATTGCTGACCCATTTTATTTACAGTTCACCGTTGAGGCAGGCGCAGCGTGAACTTGAACGCTTGCAACTGCTGTTGCAAACCGAAGAACAGATTAATGATGAACGCCTGCGAATGTTAGACGATGCACAAGATCGTTTGCATCATACGTTTGCCTCGTTGTCACAGCGGGCGTTGCGCGACAATAATACCCAGTTTTTGCAATTAGCCCACGAAACTTTGGGGCGATTTCAGTCAGAGTCGCGCACTGATTTGGATCAGCGGCAGTTGTCAATTCAGCATTTGGTCGATCCGATTCGGGATGCGTTGGCAAAAACTGAGGCACAAATTCAGCAAATTGAAAAAGATAGGCACGCAAGTTTTGGTGTTCTCAGCCAACAGATTCGCGGCATGATGAACGATCAAACGGCTTTGCGCGATGAAACCGGGCGATTGGCATCAGCGTTGCGTACTCCGGGTATCCGGGGGCAGTGGGGCGAGTTGAGTTTGCGGCGCATTGCAGAATTGTCTGGTATGGTCGAACATTGTGATTTCGTTGAGCAAAGTCAGCGCAGTAACAGTGACCGCACCATTCGCCCGGACATGGTGATCCGAATGCCCGATGCACGTGAACTGATTGTTGATGCCAAAGCCCCGATGGATGCTTACCTCGATGCGGTTAATGCAGACAACGAGGACAGCCGTAAACGGCATTTGCAGCGTCATGCCCGCCATGTGCGTGAACACGTCAAAGTGTTGGCGGGTAAACGTTATTGGGAGCAATTTGAGCAATCGCCCGATTTTGTGGTGTTGTTTATTCCAGGTGAGCAATTTTTGGGTGCTGCTTTGGAGCAGGATAAAAACTTGTTGCACGATTCTTTGAATGACAAGGTGATTCTTGCCACGCCGAGTACTTTGGTGGCTCTGTTACGAGCAGTGGCATTTGGTTGGAAACAAGTTGTGTTAGCGGAAAATGCGAGTAAGGTACGCGATTTAGGGGAAGAGTTGCATAAACGCCTCTCGGTTTTTCTTGACCATATGGAGCGTTTGGGGCGTAATCTTGGCAGCAGCGTGGATACTTACAATAAGGCTCTCGGTTCGTTAGAGCGCAGTGTGTTGCCCGGTGCAAAACGTTTGGCTGAGTTGGGCGTTTCCTCTGAGCGGAACATTTCTGAGTTGACGGGGGTCGAAGGGATTCCACGTAAACCTTATACCAAGGATGTTGATACTGATGCTTAA
- the dxs gene encoding 1-deoxy-D-xylulose-5-phosphate synthase yields MLEKINAPADLRELGIEALPALCDELRQFLLTSVSTGGGHFSSNLGTVELTVALHYVFNTPQDRLVWDVGHQAYPHKILTGRRERMDSIRQQGGLAGFPKRCESEYDTFGVGHSSTSISAALGMALAAQHKGEDYQAIAVIGDGAMTAGMAYEALNHAGDLDANLLVVLNDNEMSISPNVGALRKYLTRLLSGRMYSTMREGGKKVLSSSRSLSKLAKLTEEHMKGMVLPGTLFEEMGFKYFGPIDGHDVQEMVHVLRNLQKIKGPRLLHVLTQKGKGYEPAEEDPCAYHGVSPFNLATGLVASNKVSTPTYTQVFGQWLCDMAAQDPRLVGVTPAMCEGSGLVAFAEQFPERYFDVGIAEQHAVTLAAGLACEGLKPVVAIYSTFLQRAYDQLLHDVAVQNLPVVFAIDRAGLVGADGPTHSGNYDLSYLRCIPNMVVMAPADEDECRQMLYTAFCLDVPTAVRYPRGKGVGMIPQTGMTAIPLGKALRLRSGEGIAILLFGSLLDTARAVAESLNATLINMRFVKPLDEAMVRELAQTHRLLVTLEDNAVMGGAGSAVNECLHAAGLNVAVLNLGLPDSYIDHAQREEQLAACGLDAPSIVQRIRAHQP; encoded by the coding sequence GTGCTTGAGAAAATAAATGCTCCCGCTGATTTGCGCGAGCTGGGTATAGAGGCGTTACCTGCCTTATGCGATGAGTTACGCCAGTTTTTGTTAACCTCGGTTTCGACCGGCGGGGGGCATTTTTCCTCCAATTTAGGAACGGTGGAATTAACGGTGGCGTTGCATTATGTGTTCAATACGCCGCAAGACCGTTTGGTGTGGGACGTGGGACATCAGGCTTACCCGCATAAAATCTTGACGGGGCGGCGTGAGCGCATGGATAGCATTCGCCAGCAAGGTGGATTAGCGGGTTTCCCTAAACGTTGTGAAAGTGAATACGATACCTTTGGGGTAGGGCATTCCAGCACGTCTATCAGCGCGGCGTTGGGGATGGCGTTGGCAGCCCAGCACAAAGGCGAAGATTACCAAGCGATTGCAGTGATTGGTGACGGTGCGATGACGGCGGGGATGGCGTATGAGGCGTTAAACCATGCCGGTGACTTGGACGCGAATCTGCTGGTGGTGCTGAACGACAATGAAATGTCGATTTCACCCAACGTAGGGGCTTTGCGTAAATATTTAACGCGCCTGTTGTCTGGACGGATGTATTCCACCATGCGTGAAGGTGGCAAAAAGGTGCTTTCCAGCAGCCGTTCTTTATCGAAACTGGCGAAACTCACCGAAGAACACATGAAGGGTATGGTGTTACCCGGTACGTTGTTTGAGGAAATGGGTTTTAAATATTTTGGCCCGATTGACGGTCATGATGTGCAGGAAATGGTGCATGTGCTGCGCAACCTGCAAAAAATCAAAGGCCCGCGTTTATTACACGTGCTGACTCAAAAAGGCAAAGGTTACGAGCCAGCCGAAGAAGACCCGTGCGCTTATCACGGGGTATCGCCATTTAATTTGGCGACGGGTTTGGTGGCGAGTAACAAGGTTTCAACGCCGACCTATACCCAAGTGTTTGGGCAGTGGTTGTGTGACATGGCGGCACAAGATCCGCGTTTGGTGGGTGTTACTCCGGCCATGTGCGAAGGGTCGGGGCTGGTGGCGTTTGCCGAGCAATTTCCTGAGCGGTATTTCGATGTGGGGATTGCGGAACAACATGCGGTAACGTTGGCAGCGGGGCTGGCGTGTGAAGGCTTGAAACCGGTCGTGGCGATTTATTCGACTTTTTTGCAGCGTGCTTACGATCAGTTGTTGCACGATGTGGCGGTGCAAAATTTACCCGTGGTGTTTGCGATTGACCGCGCGGGCTTGGTGGGTGCGGATGGCCCGACGCATTCGGGTAATTACGATTTATCGTATTTGCGCTGTATTCCCAATATGGTGGTCATGGCTCCGGCGGATGAAGATGAATGTCGGCAAATGCTTTACACCGCGTTTTGTTTAGACGTACCGACGGCGGTGCGTTACCCGCGTGGCAAGGGTGTGGGCATGATACCGCAAACCGGCATGACGGCGATTCCGTTGGGTAAGGCATTGCGCTTGCGTAGTGGTGAAGGCATTGCCATCTTGTTATTTGGTTCCTTGTTGGATACCGCACGTGCGGTGGCTGAATCACTGAATGCAACTTTGATCAATATGCGCTTTGTGAAGCCGTTGGATGAAGCAATGGTGCGCGAATTGGCGCAAACTCATCGTTTATTGGTGACGCTCGAAGACAATGCGGTCATGGGCGGGGCGGGCAGTGCGGTGAACGAATGTTTACACGCCGCTGGTTTAAACGTGGCGGTATTGAATTTGGGTTTGCCTGACAGTTACATTGACCATGCACAGCGCGAAGAGCAATTGGCGGCGTGCGGTTTGGATGCGCCGAGTATTGTGCAGCGGATACGCGCACATCAACCTTGA
- a CDS encoding UbiH/UbiF/VisC/COQ6 family ubiquinone biosynthesis hydroxylase → MQYDIIIAGGGMVGSTLACLLGNAGKRVAVLEAHAPAPFAATDPYDLRVSAISRASQRALVNAGAWQGVVARRACAYEAMQVWDATGSGQIRFDAADLGEADLGHIVENRVIQCALLDAIQALDNVDLYCPDKLAAFEVGADSVQVQLHSGTTLQAQLLVGADGAQSKVRQLAGISLATNDYGQKGLVCVVQTELSHQDTAWQRFMPSGPLAFLPLSDGSSSIVWTLPADRADTMLLLSDADFCREVAQALDYRLGEVTAVGERAAFSLRGRHAEPYIQPRLALVGDAAHTIHPLAGQGVNLGIKDALGLAEQLLKSRGDVGSVAVLRAYERARRGDNVLTQKAMEGFRLLFGNTLTPWKILRNTGLSLVNRLDFVKYQIAKQAMGI, encoded by the coding sequence ATGCAATACGACATCATCATCGCCGGGGGCGGTATGGTGGGTTCCACCCTCGCTTGTTTACTGGGCAACGCCGGTAAGCGCGTGGCAGTGTTGGAAGCCCATGCACCCGCGCCGTTTGCGGCAACCGACCCTTACGACTTGCGGGTTTCTGCGATTAGCCGTGCGTCACAACGTGCGCTGGTGAATGCGGGAGCGTGGCAAGGCGTGGTGGCGCGACGGGCGTGCGCTTACGAGGCGATGCAGGTGTGGGATGCGACGGGTTCGGGGCAAATCCGTTTCGATGCGGCGGATCTGGGCGAGGCAGATTTAGGGCATATTGTGGAAAACCGCGTGATCCAGTGCGCGTTATTGGATGCGATTCAGGCACTGGATAATGTGGATTTGTACTGCCCCGATAAACTGGCGGCATTTGAAGTCGGTGCGGATAGCGTGCAAGTGCAGTTACATAGCGGCACAACGTTACAAGCGCAATTACTGGTCGGTGCAGATGGTGCGCAATCGAAAGTGCGCCAATTGGCAGGAATCAGTTTAGCAACGAATGATTACGGGCAAAAAGGTTTGGTGTGTGTGGTGCAGACGGAACTGTCTCACCAAGACACCGCTTGGCAACGTTTTATGCCGTCTGGGCCGCTGGCGTTTTTGCCGTTAAGCGATGGCAGCAGTTCAATTGTGTGGACATTACCCGCTGACCGCGCCGATACAATGTTGCTGCTGAGTGATGCGGATTTTTGCCGGGAAGTAGCGCAAGCGTTGGATTACCGTTTGGGTGAGGTTACGGCAGTCGGGGAGCGTGCGGCGTTTTCATTGCGTGGTCGTCATGCGGAACCTTACATTCAGCCACGCCTTGCTTTGGTGGGCGATGCCGCGCACACGATTCACCCATTAGCGGGGCAGGGCGTGAATCTGGGTATCAAAGACGCGCTGGGTTTAGCCGAACAACTGTTAAAGAGCCGTGGCGATGTGGGTAGTGTGGCAGTGTTGCGTGCTTATGAGCGGGCGCGGCGCGGTGATAATGTGTTGACGCAAAAGGCGATGGAAGGTTTCCGCCTGCTCTTTGGGAATACCTTAACCCCTTGGAAAATACTGCGTAATACAGGGTTATCGCTGGTGAACCGTTTGGATTTTGTAAAATACCAAATCGCTAAACAAGCGATGGGCATTTAA
- a CDS encoding TlpA family protein disulfide reductase: MSRIKQALIITLFAHGLLFSTMASALSELDGKAITFEELVGKGKWTVIKVWASDCPACRASAHHIVDFEMSNPDVDVIGISLDDTSGKTDAEQFIDEHNFTFTNLLSNPSEVDDHLYSTAKKSFIGTPTFIVYNPQGKLTAAQPGLVTAEALSAFIQKQSAAEKATQPAS, from the coding sequence ATGTCACGAATCAAACAAGCACTGATTATCACACTATTCGCACATGGCTTGCTATTTTCCACGATGGCATCTGCATTAAGCGAGTTAGACGGTAAAGCTATTACCTTTGAAGAACTGGTTGGCAAAGGCAAATGGACAGTAATTAAAGTGTGGGCATCTGATTGCCCTGCTTGCCGCGCCAGTGCACACCATATCGTCGATTTCGAGATGAGCAATCCTGATGTGGATGTCATTGGTATTTCGCTAGATGACACCAGCGGTAAAACGGATGCGGAGCAATTCATTGACGAACACAACTTTACATTTACCAACTTACTCAGCAACCCATCCGAGGTTGACGACCACCTTTACAGTACTGCCAAAAAAAGCTTCATCGGCACACCGACTTTCATCGTGTATAACCCCCAAGGCAAATTAACGGCAGCACAACCGGGGCTAGTCACGGCTGAAGCCTTGAGCGCCTTTATACAAAAGCAATCAGCGGCAGAAAAAGCGACACAACCCGCGTCATAA
- a CDS encoding exodeoxyribonuclease VII small subunit: MPKKQTDAAAAVQPANFETAIAELEALVQRMESGDLTLDDSLQAFERGVQLTRQCQSALKAAEQRVTLLTADGQERDFPALGEV, encoded by the coding sequence ATGCCAAAAAAGCAAACGGATGCCGCCGCAGCGGTGCAGCCAGCGAATTTTGAGACGGCGATTGCGGAATTGGAAGCGTTGGTGCAGCGCATGGAAAGTGGTGATTTGACACTGGATGATTCGTTGCAGGCATTTGAGCGCGGGGTGCAGTTAACTCGCCAGTGCCAAAGTGCTTTGAAAGCAGCCGAACAGCGCGTGACATTGCTCACGGCGGATGGGCAGGAGCGTGATTTCCCAGCATTGGGAGAAGTTTGA
- the minE gene encoding cell division topological specificity factor MinE, with protein sequence MMGLFEYFRQGKQSTAKIAKERLQIVIAHERLDRNGPDYLPQLRRDIMEVIRRYVPIADEHVNVQFEKGADFDVLELNIALPERER encoded by the coding sequence ATGATGGGACTATTTGAATATTTTAGGCAGGGAAAACAAAGTACTGCGAAAATCGCCAAGGAACGGCTGCAAATCGTGATTGCCCATGAGCGTTTAGATCGTAACGGCCCGGATTATTTACCCCAGTTGCGCCGCGATATTATGGAAGTAATTCGGCGTTATGTGCCGATTGCTGATGAGCACGTGAATGTGCAGTTTGAAAAGGGTGCCGATTTCGACGTTCTGGAGTTAAATATCGCCTTACCCGAACGTGAGCGTTGA
- the rnr gene encoding ribonuclease R, whose translation MKFKDPHHQREAEKYDNPIPSREVILQLLGEQGQPLDFMTLANALHLHEEMDLDALKKRLRAMERDGQLLYNRRRQYVPIARTDLIAGRVIGHADGFGFLKPDDGSSDLFLHAKQMRTLMHGDRALVSVRGLDPKGRREGALVEVLERGTVQVVGRYFVEGGIGFVAPDNARLNQDILIPSDASGGAVHGQIVVASIVEQPSKRAQPSGKIVEVLGDHMAPGMEINVAMRSHELPFEWPDEVSEEADRFSVNVAETDAANRWDLRQLPLVTIDGEDSKDFDDAVYCEREGNNWRLLVAIADVSHYVRPGMAIDREARERGTSVYFPGKVIPMLPEILSNGLCSLNPQVDRLCMVCEIRIGARGKLLSYQFAEGIMHSAARLTYTKVADMVVKRNPTIRADYPAAVLDCVDTAYALYKVLRKARDKRGAIDFETAETRIVFDADRKIEAIVPTERNDAHKLIEECMILANVCAAKFLSKHKIPALHRVHDGPTLEKLVDLRQFLAGVGLALEGGDEPDPADYAELMDELHDRPDRHMIQTVLLRSLSQAVYSPAATGHFGLAHSYYAHFTSPIRRYPDLLVHRAIRHVLRGGTAKDFGYSFKDMMNLGEHCSMTERRADDATRNVTAWLKCEYMQDHVGDSFTGIITGVTGFGLFVELSDIYVEGLVHVTSLTSDYYHFDPVRHQLTGENSGRIYRLGDGIAITVARVDLDERKIDFVLAKTEEAAADQASGTSSKKSTRKKPSKSSHKSKPKR comes from the coding sequence TTGAAGTTTAAAGACCCACATCACCAGCGCGAAGCTGAGAAATATGATAACCCGATTCCCAGCCGCGAAGTGATTTTGCAATTGCTGGGTGAACAGGGGCAACCGCTAGACTTTATGACGCTGGCAAATGCCCTGCATCTCCATGAGGAGATGGATCTTGATGCCCTCAAAAAACGCTTACGTGCGATGGAACGGGATGGGCAATTACTTTACAACCGCCGCCGTCAATACGTTCCCATTGCCCGCACCGATTTAATCGCAGGGCGCGTTATCGGACACGCCGACGGGTTTGGTTTCCTGAAACCGGACGATGGCAGTTCTGATCTATTTTTACACGCGAAACAAATGCGCACTTTGATGCACGGCGACCGTGCGTTAGTGAGTGTGCGCGGGCTTGATCCTAAAGGGCGGCGTGAAGGTGCGTTGGTTGAAGTCTTAGAACGCGGCACAGTACAAGTGGTCGGGCGTTATTTTGTGGAAGGTGGCATCGGTTTTGTTGCGCCGGACAATGCCCGATTAAACCAAGATATTTTGATTCCAAGTGATGCCTCCGGTGGTGCAGTGCATGGGCAGATCGTGGTTGCCAGCATCGTGGAACAACCATCCAAACGCGCTCAACCCAGCGGCAAAATTGTCGAAGTATTGGGTGACCACATGGCTCCCGGCATGGAAATCAATGTCGCGATGCGCAGCCATGAACTGCCATTCGAGTGGCCGGATGAAGTCAGTGAGGAAGCCGACCGTTTTAGCGTAAATGTCGCGGAAACCGATGCTGCAAACCGTTGGGATTTACGCCAATTACCGTTAGTAACCATTGACGGCGAAGATTCCAAAGACTTTGACGACGCAGTTTATTGCGAACGCGAAGGCAATAACTGGCGTTTGTTGGTAGCCATTGCGGACGTGTCACATTACGTGCGCCCCGGTATGGCGATTGATCGTGAAGCCCGCGAACGCGGTACATCGGTGTATTTCCCCGGAAAAGTCATTCCCATGTTGCCGGAAATTCTTTCCAACGGTTTGTGTTCACTGAATCCGCAAGTTGACCGTTTGTGCATGGTGTGCGAAATACGCATTGGAGCACGTGGCAAGTTACTCAGCTATCAATTCGCGGAAGGCATTATGCATTCGGCAGCACGCTTGACCTATACTAAAGTTGCCGACATGGTGGTAAAGCGCAATCCGACTATCCGTGCGGATTATCCGGCGGCAGTGCTTGACTGCGTGGATACAGCCTACGCTTTGTATAAAGTATTACGCAAGGCACGTGATAAACGCGGTGCGATTGATTTTGAAACGGCTGAAACCCGTATTGTGTTTGATGCTGACCGTAAAATCGAAGCCATTGTGCCGACCGAACGCAATGACGCACACAAACTCATTGAAGAGTGCATGATTCTCGCCAATGTGTGTGCCGCGAAATTCCTCAGTAAACACAAGATTCCCGCATTACACCGAGTTCATGATGGCCCTACGCTAGAAAAGCTGGTGGATTTGCGCCAATTCCTCGCTGGCGTTGGTTTGGCTTTGGAAGGCGGCGATGAGCCTGATCCGGCAGATTATGCCGAATTGATGGATGAGCTACACGACCGCCCCGACCGCCACATGATTCAAACTGTGTTATTACGCTCCTTGTCACAGGCAGTTTACAGCCCGGCAGCCACAGGGCATTTCGGCTTGGCACACTCATATTACGCGCATTTCACCTCCCCTATCCGGCGTTACCCTGATTTATTGGTTCACCGTGCGATTCGCCACGTCTTACGCGGCGGTACTGCCAAAGATTTTGGCTATAGCTTCAAAGACATGATGAATTTGGGCGAACATTGCTCAATGACCGAACGCCGTGCTGACGATGCGACCCGCAACGTGACCGCATGGCTGAAATGCGAGTACATGCAGGATCACGTAGGGGATAGCTTCACCGGCATTATTACCGGCGTTACTGGCTTTGGGTTGTTTGTGGAACTCAGTGATATTTACGTGGAAGGCTTAGTGCATGTGACTTCACTGACCAGCGATTACTATCACTTTGATCCGGTACGTCACCAGTTAACCGGCGAAAATTCCGGGCGCATTTACCGTTTAGGCGATGGTATTGCGATTACGGTAGCACGGGTTGATCTTGACGAGCGCAAGATTGATTTTGTACTGGCAAAAACTGAAGAAGCGGCTGCTGACCAAGCATCAGGCACAAGCAGTAAAAAATCTACCCGTAAAAAACCTTCCAAATCATCCCACAAATCGAAACCGAAACGCTAA
- a CDS encoding polyprenyl synthetase family protein, producing MLNVHTRLQGWQDRIETVLDSVLPAAATHPSRLHEAMRYSVLDGGKRMRPLLVYAAGEALGIAQVHLDIPAAAVELIHVYSLVHDDLPAMDDDDLRRGKPTCHKAFDEATAILVGDGLQALAFQLLAAHPKQHASPAQRLRMIELLAQAAGSRGMVGGQAIDLAAVGKVLGEIELENMHIHKTGALIRASVLLAAYSLEVVDALAVQRLDHFAKCLGLAFQVQDDILDVESDTQTLGKTRGADAAAGKPTYPSIIGMAAAKAKLHDLHTEALHALEPFGDGAHALREIADFTVKRLR from the coding sequence ATGTTAAATGTGCATACGCGCCTGCAAGGTTGGCAAGATCGCATTGAAACGGTATTAGACAGCGTGTTGCCTGCGGCTGCGACGCACCCGTCGCGTTTGCATGAGGCGATGCGTTACAGCGTGTTGGACGGTGGTAAGCGGATGCGCCCGTTGCTGGTGTACGCAGCAGGTGAGGCGTTAGGCATTGCTCAGGTGCATTTAGATATTCCAGCGGCGGCGGTGGAGTTAATCCACGTGTATTCGTTAGTGCATGATGATTTACCCGCGATGGACGATGACGATTTACGACGCGGTAAACCGACTTGCCATAAAGCCTTTGATGAGGCGACGGCGATTTTAGTGGGTGATGGTTTGCAGGCGTTGGCGTTTCAATTGCTGGCGGCACACCCGAAACAACACGCATCCCCTGCGCAACGTTTGCGCATGATTGAATTGCTGGCGCAAGCGGCTGGTTCACGCGGTATGGTGGGCGGTCAGGCGATTGATCTGGCAGCAGTCGGTAAGGTGTTGGGCGAAATCGAGCTGGAAAATATGCACATCCACAAAACCGGGGCGTTAATTCGCGCCAGCGTGTTGTTGGCGGCTTACAGCCTCGAAGTGGTGGATGCTCTGGCGGTGCAACGCCTTGATCATTTTGCCAAATGTTTAGGGCTGGCCTTCCAAGTACAAGACGATATTTTGGATGTGGAAAGCGATACCCAAACCTTGGGTAAAACCCGTGGCGCAGATGCCGCCGCAGGCAAGCCGACTTACCCTTCTATTATTGGCATGGCTGCTGCTAAAGCGAAATTACATGATTTACACACAGAGGCGTTGCACGCATTAGAGCCGTTTGGCGATGGCGCACACGCGCTGCGCGAAATAGCTGATTTTACCGTGAAGCGACTACGATGA
- the rlmB gene encoding 23S rRNA (guanosine(2251)-2'-O)-methyltransferase RlmB: MAKSTIYGVHAVETALRNDAENLGQIWFDKRSRNDRLKKLEKMAEDSGLRLLAMESDKLDKIAGTNKHQGIVAEYYKLKAWTENDLLDLLDGLEEPAFLLVLDGVTDPHNLGACLRTAEGAGVHAVIAPKDNAASITPTVRKVASGAAEIIPFVPVTNLARTLETLKSRGIWLTGTSDKAKQTLYQAELKGSMALVMGAEGAGIRRLTEEACDYLISIPMAGQVSSLNVSVATGVCLYEAVRQRQGAL, translated from the coding sequence ATGGCCAAGTCAACCATTTACGGTGTTCATGCCGTCGAAACCGCACTGCGCAATGACGCAGAAAACTTAGGGCAAATCTGGTTTGATAAACGCAGTCGTAATGACCGCTTGAAAAAACTGGAAAAAATGGCGGAAGACAGTGGTTTGCGCCTGTTAGCGATGGAGAGCGATAAACTCGACAAAATCGCTGGCACGAACAAGCATCAAGGGATTGTGGCAGAGTATTACAAGCTCAAAGCATGGACAGAAAACGATCTTCTGGACCTGCTCGATGGGCTGGAAGAACCGGCGTTCTTGTTAGTGCTGGATGGCGTAACAGACCCGCACAACCTTGGGGCGTGTTTACGCACGGCAGAAGGCGCGGGTGTCCATGCAGTGATTGCCCCCAAAGACAATGCCGCCAGCATCACCCCAACCGTGCGTAAAGTCGCTTCAGGTGCGGCGGAAATCATTCCATTTGTACCAGTGACTAACCTTGCCCGCACGCTTGAAACTCTCAAAAGTCGCGGCATTTGGTTAACCGGAACAAGTGATAAAGCCAAGCAAACGCTTTATCAAGCCGAACTCAAAGGGTCAATGGCATTAGTCATGGGCGCGGAAGGCGCAGGCATCCGGCGTTTGACCGAGGAAGCTTGTGATTACCTGATTTCGATTCCGATGGCAGGGCAAGTTTCCAGCTTGAATGTGTCTGTCGCTACCGGTGTATGTTTGTACGAAGCGGTGCGCCAACGTCAAGGTGCATTGTAA